A genomic window from Periweissella cryptocerci includes:
- a CDS encoding tetratricopeptide repeat protein, producing the protein METPTDQIQPILNTAIQLTQAGKYEEVITALTPAIKLYNDGFYNDDADSEYHYLDAGFEQILFQNFYQPTKTVRFMPIDFSAIFTTIGQAYMVLGQFTEAKDAFATALKINPFQFIAIFGIANIDKLEGHNEHARKTLNDGLILAYMPAQIAQTYHEMAKLYLDQGVVGMGIALLELSLRFQDDEKIMHELDQLQAVNPDVSLGDESTEWWQMVEDAGIQVGPSTDVIAIAMGVAKSAVQNQELALALEVLQLVYDLTSDERVLESINTIKVNLEA; encoded by the coding sequence ATGGAGACTCCTACAGATCAAATTCAACCAATTTTAAATACTGCCATTCAGCTCACACAAGCTGGCAAATATGAAGAAGTGATTACCGCTTTGACACCAGCAATTAAGCTGTACAATGACGGCTTTTATAACGATGATGCAGATAGTGAATATCATTATTTGGATGCTGGATTTGAACAAATTCTATTTCAAAACTTTTATCAACCAACTAAGACTGTGCGCTTTATGCCAATTGATTTTTCGGCAATTTTCACGACAATTGGGCAAGCGTATATGGTGCTTGGTCAATTCACGGAAGCTAAAGACGCCTTTGCGACCGCTTTGAAAATCAATCCATTCCAATTCATCGCAATTTTTGGAATTGCCAACATTGATAAGCTCGAAGGGCACAATGAGCATGCGCGCAAGACGTTAAATGATGGGTTGATTTTGGCTTACATGCCGGCTCAAATCGCGCAAACATACCATGAAATGGCTAAATTATATTTGGATCAAGGTGTTGTTGGTATGGGAATCGCGTTATTAGAATTGAGCTTACGTTTCCAGGATGACGAAAAAATCATGCATGAACTGGATCAATTACAAGCGGTCAACCCTGACGTTTCACTTGGTGATGAATCAACGGAATGGTGGCAAATGGTTGAGGATGCCGGTATTCAAGTGGGACCAAGTACTGATGTGATCGCCATTGCCATGGGTGTTGCAAAATCAGCGGTGCAAAATCAAGAATTGGCCTTAGCTTTAGAAGTATTGCAATTGGTTTATGATTTGACTAGTGATGAGCGCGTGCTCGAATCAATCAATACAATTAAAGTTAATTTAGAAGCATAA
- a CDS encoding DegV family protein, which yields MKIAVVTDSTSYLTAQEIADNHITIIPIPVIMDGKVYNEGVDVSNHEYYEMLKTSASFPSTSQPAVGELIEVYENLRDAGYEAIISIHLASTISGFSNTVANVANEIEGVKVYGYDSQITVRLMGQMALQAARMANSEEYSPEQIITELDALRATTGELFVVDDLQNLVRGGRLSNAGAFIGSVLKIKPLLTFDDKTHEIVAFEKVRSMKKAKARVEELFAEAYAKIDYPIRVTVYHANDLEAGQTWFNELQMKYPAMPIELAELGPVIGTHLGSGALAVTWIKDELAE from the coding sequence ATGAAAATTGCAGTAGTTACCGATAGCACGAGCTATTTGACTGCCCAAGAAATTGCCGATAATCACATTACGATTATCCCAATTCCAGTAATTATGGACGGAAAGGTCTATAACGAAGGCGTTGATGTATCAAATCATGAGTATTATGAAATGCTCAAAACTTCAGCTTCATTCCCATCAACTTCACAACCAGCTGTGGGCGAGTTAATCGAAGTTTATGAAAATTTACGTGACGCCGGCTATGAAGCGATTATTTCAATTCATTTGGCTTCAACAATTTCTGGCTTTTCAAATACGGTTGCTAATGTTGCTAATGAGATTGAAGGCGTCAAAGTGTATGGCTATGACAGTCAAATCACGGTGCGCTTGATGGGGCAAATGGCGCTGCAAGCTGCACGTATGGCTAACTCTGAAGAATATAGCCCCGAACAAATCATTACCGAGCTTGACGCTTTGCGGGCAACCACTGGCGAATTGTTTGTCGTTGATGATTTACAAAATCTTGTTCGTGGCGGTCGCTTGTCTAATGCCGGCGCCTTCATTGGTTCTGTGTTGAAGATTAAGCCTTTGCTGACTTTTGACGATAAGACGCATGAAATTGTCGCTTTTGAAAAAGTTCGTTCAATGAAGAAGGCTAAAGCCCGGGTGGAAGAATTATTTGCTGAAGCCTATGCGAAAATTGATTATCCAATTCGGGTCACGGTATACCATGCTAACGATTTAGAAGCTGGTCAGACGTGGTTTAACGAATTACAAATGAAATATCCGGCAATGCCAATTGAACTTGCTGAGCTTGGCCCAGTCATTGGTACACACCTAGGTTCTGGCGCATTGGCAGTTACTTGGATTAAAGATGAATTAGCTGAATAG
- a CDS encoding MarR family winged helix-turn-helix transcriptional regulator — translation MKSSLEALRDAEKIQKAALMKITKKYGLTIAEWQLLSTMMEGFDTQDKLSAETGLDTSTLSRQLKSILAKEYVDKVATGRDHRQLVYTVLTTGSDAVTNINGEYKNLEDTIFDKWSNEEVNMLRILLNRLEKSMTRVTEL, via the coding sequence ATGAAATCAAGTTTAGAAGCTTTACGCGATGCTGAAAAAATTCAAAAAGCAGCGTTGATGAAGATTACCAAAAAATACGGTTTGACGATTGCGGAATGGCAATTATTGAGTACGATGATGGAAGGTTTCGATACGCAAGACAAGTTATCAGCCGAAACTGGCTTAGATACGTCAACGTTATCACGCCAATTAAAGAGCATTTTGGCGAAGGAGTATGTCGACAAAGTTGCAACTGGACGCGATCATCGTCAGTTAGTTTACACAGTTTTGACAACTGGTTCTGATGCGGTCACTAATATTAATGGTGAATATAAAAACCTCGAAGATACGATTTTCGATAAATGGTCAAATGAAGAAGTTAACATGTTGCGGATTCTTTTAAACCGTTTGGAAAAATCAATGACCCGAGTTACTGAATTATAA
- a CDS encoding NFACT RNA binding domain-containing protein — translation MSFDGMFTHAMVGELNSKLAGGRITKIHQPYPNEIILVVRANGKNHPLLLSAHPTFARAQITDIPYANPATPPNFAMMLRKHLEGARLDRIEQVENDRIIRLFVQTHDELGDIENIVLILEMMGRHSNLFLVNEKSNKIVELIKHVSADQNRVRSLYPGAQYIAPPKQNLTNPYESLNGLANLILDIPDQKELAKEIQGHFQGFAFDSAQELAAAVHEDGDAMKHAQNWLQKFDTPQPTLTEIGNNKTAYTPFPWLTVTGPQQTFASLGELLDFYFADKAERDRVQQQAGSVIRVVRNEIKKNKTKLKKLHQSLDESAHADEFKVKGELLTTYLYQVERGMTEITLPNYYEDEKPMKIALSNQIGPSQNAQKYFTRYNKLKKAVAFVDEQIALAEDELAYLENIMAQIEIASPKDINEIKLELIAEGYIRNKSKNKKAKIQISKPEKFWATDGTEIEVGKNNLQNDKLSLKTAARTDIWLHVQKLPGSHVIIHDSNPSEATIMEAANLAAYFSKARESANVPVDYLQTRRLRKPNGAKPGFVIFEGQTTVYVTPSLNLVNKMRTKPAPTVEPAAD, via the coding sequence ATGAGCTTTGACGGTATGTTCACACACGCCATGGTCGGCGAATTAAATAGTAAGCTGGCCGGTGGTCGTATTACCAAGATTCACCAACCATATCCAAACGAAATTATCCTAGTTGTCCGTGCTAATGGGAAGAATCACCCATTGCTGCTTTCAGCACACCCAACGTTTGCCCGCGCCCAAATTACGGACATTCCCTATGCTAATCCAGCTACCCCACCCAACTTTGCGATGATGTTGCGTAAACACTTAGAAGGTGCCCGCTTAGATCGCATTGAACAAGTCGAAAATGACCGGATTATTCGTTTATTTGTGCAAACACACGATGAATTAGGTGATATTGAAAATATCGTTTTGATCCTTGAAATGATGGGTCGGCACTCGAATTTGTTCTTGGTTAATGAAAAATCAAACAAGATTGTTGAATTGATTAAGCACGTTTCAGCTGACCAAAACCGGGTTCGTTCGCTTTACCCAGGTGCCCAATACATTGCGCCACCAAAACAAAATTTAACTAATCCATATGAATCATTAAATGGTTTAGCTAATTTGATTTTGGATATTCCTGATCAAAAGGAACTCGCTAAGGAAATCCAAGGTCATTTCCAAGGATTTGCGTTTGACTCAGCTCAAGAATTAGCTGCCGCGGTCCACGAAGACGGCGACGCAATGAAGCACGCCCAAAATTGGCTACAAAAGTTTGACACGCCACAACCAACCTTAACGGAAATTGGCAATAACAAAACTGCTTACACACCCTTCCCATGGTTAACGGTGACTGGACCACAACAAACCTTTGCCTCACTTGGTGAATTGCTCGATTTCTACTTCGCTGATAAAGCAGAACGTGATCGGGTGCAACAACAAGCCGGATCCGTTATCCGTGTTGTCCGCAACGAAATTAAGAAAAACAAGACCAAATTAAAGAAGCTCCACCAATCATTGGATGAATCAGCCCATGCTGATGAATTCAAAGTGAAAGGTGAATTGCTGACGACGTATTTGTACCAAGTTGAGCGCGGTATGACTGAAATCACGTTACCAAACTACTACGAAGATGAAAAGCCCATGAAGATTGCCTTGAGTAACCAAATCGGCCCATCACAAAACGCCCAAAAGTACTTTACCCGCTATAATAAATTGAAAAAAGCCGTGGCCTTCGTCGACGAACAAATTGCTTTGGCTGAAGATGAACTGGCCTACTTAGAAAACATCATGGCGCAGATCGAAATCGCGAGTCCTAAAGACATTAACGAAATTAAGCTTGAATTAATTGCTGAAGGCTACATTCGTAATAAGTCAAAGAACAAGAAGGCCAAGATTCAAATCTCGAAGCCTGAAAAATTCTGGGCAACTGACGGCACGGAAATTGAAGTCGGTAAGAACAACTTGCAAAATGATAAATTAAGCTTGAAAACCGCTGCCCGGACCGACATTTGGCTACACGTGCAAAAGTTACCAGGCTCACACGTCATTATTCACGACAGTAACCCGAGTGAAGCAACAATCATGGAGGCTGCTAATCTGGCAGCATATTTCTCCAAAGCACGTGAATCAGCTAACGTACCCGTTGATTACTTACAAACTCGACGACTTCGGAAACCCAATGGTGCTAAACCTGGTTTCGTTATTTTTGAAGGTCAAACAACAGTCTATGTCACACCAAGTTTGAACTTAGTTAATAAAATGCGTACCAAGCCAGCGCCAACGGTTGAACCAGCCGCTGACTAA
- a CDS encoding potassium channel family protein → MNNLRAILNGHHFLKAKRIVVAYHIMIATMAVVSILLVILDLTNTIDIVAMPYAVINDFILTVFTIDYVGRFIRAENRWKFFYTNIFDLLAIVPFSSIFSFFRVARLASVARVFLLFRVVGLSGKLTRNLHRFFYGTGLMYVLYIVIIMLLVASAIFSQAENVSFGNAMWWAIVTVTTVGYGDVTPHTMVGRGLAIVLMIMGIGLIGTLTSAITNVVSRTAGEKAELEFEESLALDEIKELHAEIRALTTTVNELKDLQTKQNKK, encoded by the coding sequence ATGAACAATTTACGTGCCATTTTAAATGGTCATCATTTTTTGAAAGCGAAGCGCATCGTGGTTGCCTACCATATCATGATTGCAACCATGGCGGTCGTTTCAATTTTATTGGTGATTTTAGATTTAACTAATACAATCGATATTGTGGCGATGCCCTATGCTGTTATCAATGATTTTATCTTAACGGTGTTCACAATCGACTATGTCGGGCGCTTTATTCGAGCGGAAAACCGTTGGAAATTCTTTTATACGAATATTTTTGATTTGTTAGCCATTGTGCCTTTCAGTTCAATTTTCAGCTTCTTCCGTGTCGCCCGGCTCGCTTCCGTGGCACGAGTGTTCCTGCTATTTCGGGTTGTCGGCTTATCTGGTAAGCTGACGCGGAATCTGCACCGCTTTTTCTACGGGACAGGTTTGATGTATGTTCTATACATTGTAATTATCATGTTACTCGTCGCCTCAGCTATTTTCAGTCAAGCGGAAAATGTTAGCTTTGGGAACGCCATGTGGTGGGCAATTGTAACTGTAACTACAGTTGGGTATGGTGACGTTACCCCACACACCATGGTCGGACGTGGCTTGGCAATCGTCCTCATGATTATGGGTATCGGATTAATCGGTACATTGACCTCTGCAATCACGAACGTTGTAAGTCGCACTGCCGGTGAAAAAGCCGAATTAGAATTCGAAGAGAGCCTCGCCCTCGACGAAATCAAGGAACTCCATGCCGAAATCCGCGCATTGACTACCACCGTCAACGAATTAAAAGATTTACAAACTAAGCAAAATAAAAAATGA
- a CDS encoding ATP-dependent helicase, translating into MTDFFAGLNPEQLAAAQATEGYVRVIAGAGTGKTKTLTARYAHLVENLGVPSDNILAITFTNKAAQSMKQKIRAILGENAGGYINTFHGFAVKIIKENPEFIHFPKSFIIIDEEDRKQVIKKLFKDLNVNTRQYTVKKALADIDGRKTTSYQAAELISKPTSADIDVLFNATDSIQDKIFYAYLKVQRQNFGLDFSDLLTIAMLMLNGSVEIREKWQKRLQYVMVDEYQDVSEMQVAFVELLADLYKNLFIVGDPDQTIYTWRGAAVNYILDFEVDHPDAQTVVIDKNYRSSSDIINVSNELIENNKQRYPKALNATKPASKQVMYQHAKTETAETEWVVNQIETLHALGIKYSDVAILYRANSITRMIEQKLIEHKTPYKVYSGMSFYQRKEIKDVLSFLRLIVNGDDLAFSRVINVPARGMGKKRLEKLEQYAELRQVSLFEAFGELITEMPAAAQTFHQVIMEARQKWDSVPVAALVTFVLERTGYEADLRLSGENDRLDNIAELRQGIVQYQNEDEEADLAGYLESVSLYYDEIEDEDNDQVKLMTIHASKGLEFPYVFVIGMSEGIFPSNNAKKAAEVEEERRVAYVAFTRAENALFLTDSEGYTGQGLQKYPSRFITEINPTNLEFVTQLPQALLDEATAFVKMQESRAALPAKPVVATNLLGPGMRVQHEFLGLGTIEAFDETTYIVKFDTIAIPRQINADKITKVN; encoded by the coding sequence ATGACAGATTTTTTTGCGGGATTGAATCCGGAACAACTTGCTGCGGCGCAAGCGACTGAAGGTTATGTCCGGGTTATTGCGGGTGCTGGCACTGGTAAGACCAAAACATTAACCGCACGATACGCTCACTTAGTCGAAAATTTGGGCGTTCCGAGCGATAATATTTTAGCGATTACGTTTACTAATAAAGCGGCGCAATCAATGAAACAGAAGATTCGGGCAATTCTGGGTGAAAATGCGGGCGGTTATATTAATACGTTCCACGGTTTTGCCGTCAAGATTATCAAGGAAAATCCAGAGTTCATTCACTTTCCGAAGAGCTTCATTATCATTGATGAGGAAGACCGGAAGCAAGTTATTAAGAAGCTGTTTAAGGATCTAAATGTGAATACGCGCCAGTACACGGTTAAAAAGGCGCTAGCAGACATTGATGGGCGGAAAACGACCTCATATCAAGCGGCTGAATTAATTTCAAAGCCAACTTCTGCGGACATTGATGTGTTATTTAACGCGACGGATAGTATTCAAGATAAAATTTTTTATGCGTATTTAAAGGTGCAACGCCAAAATTTTGGCTTGGATTTTAGTGACTTGTTGACGATTGCGATGCTGATGTTGAACGGCTCAGTTGAAATTCGTGAAAAATGGCAGAAACGCCTACAATACGTCATGGTTGATGAGTATCAAGACGTTAGTGAAATGCAGGTCGCTTTTGTTGAGTTATTAGCTGACCTATACAAGAATTTATTCATTGTTGGGGATCCAGATCAAACAATTTATACGTGGCGTGGGGCCGCGGTGAATTACATTTTAGATTTTGAAGTTGATCACCCCGATGCACAAACCGTTGTGATTGATAAAAACTATCGCTCATCGAGTGACATTATTAATGTTTCAAATGAACTGATTGAAAATAATAAACAACGCTATCCCAAAGCTTTGAATGCCACAAAGCCCGCTAGCAAGCAGGTGATGTATCAGCACGCTAAGACCGAAACTGCTGAAACTGAATGGGTCGTTAATCAAATCGAGACACTGCATGCATTGGGAATTAAGTACAGTGATGTTGCGATTTTGTATCGAGCGAACTCGATTACCCGCATGATTGAACAAAAATTAATTGAACACAAAACACCATACAAAGTTTATAGTGGCATGAGCTTCTATCAGCGCAAAGAAATTAAAGACGTTCTGAGTTTTCTCCGCTTGATTGTGAACGGTGATGATTTAGCGTTTTCCCGAGTGATTAATGTACCAGCTCGTGGGATGGGGAAAAAGCGACTAGAAAAACTGGAACAGTATGCAGAATTACGGCAAGTTTCGCTGTTTGAAGCATTTGGCGAATTGATTACGGAAATGCCAGCCGCTGCGCAGACGTTTCACCAAGTAATCATGGAGGCTCGTCAGAAGTGGGATAGTGTTCCCGTTGCTGCGCTTGTAACATTTGTACTGGAGCGAACTGGGTACGAGGCTGATTTGCGTTTGAGTGGGGAAAACGACCGCTTAGACAATATTGCCGAGCTTCGTCAAGGAATTGTCCAATATCAAAATGAGGACGAAGAGGCGGACTTGGCAGGTTACCTTGAAAGTGTTTCATTGTACTACGATGAAATTGAAGATGAAGACAACGACCAGGTGAAGTTAATGACGATTCATGCCTCCAAAGGCCTTGAATTTCCCTATGTTTTCGTAATTGGCATGAGTGAGGGGATTTTTCCGTCTAATAATGCTAAGAAAGCAGCCGAAGTGGAAGAAGAACGGCGCGTGGCGTACGTGGCATTCACCCGGGCCGAAAACGCTCTGTTTTTAACTGATTCGGAAGGTTACACTGGGCAAGGCTTGCAGAAATATCCATCAAGATTTATTACGGAAATCAATCCAACTAATTTAGAATTTGTCACGCAATTACCACAGGCTTTGCTTGATGAAGCTACAGCGTTTGTGAAAATGCAAGAATCACGGGCAGCGCTACCAGCAAAACCAGTCGTTGCGACCAATTTACTGGGCCCAGGTATGCGGGTGCAACATGAGTTTCTAGGGTTAGGCACCATTGAAGCATTTGATGAAACTACGTATATCGTTAAATTTGATACAATTGCGATTCCACGGCAAATTAATGCTGATAAAATTACGAAAGTTAACTAG
- a CDS encoding DUF5412 family protein: MRKRMKKSTKIIITVAATIVLASAFLFVRFVVVPSELSYWNGQGYEYSKSESPDHKYEARMYVIYGNSFSAFKNRIGITPVGAKNPKRDKTVYLQYNDLYAQMKWLSNTKIKIGKVTVDISKPNTYYMWSQHTKKAKYGPNGDTDVSEDD, encoded by the coding sequence ATGCGAAAACGAATGAAGAAAAGTACAAAAATCATCATTACAGTTGCTGCAACCATTGTTTTGGCGAGTGCCTTTCTGTTCGTGCGGTTTGTTGTGGTACCATCTGAATTGTCGTACTGGAACGGACAGGGATACGAATATTCAAAGAGTGAATCGCCGGATCATAAATACGAAGCACGGATGTATGTAATTTATGGTAATTCATTTTCGGCCTTTAAAAACCGAATTGGGATTACACCAGTAGGCGCCAAGAATCCCAAGCGTGATAAGACGGTTTATCTACAATATAATGATTTGTATGCGCAAATGAAATGGCTCTCAAATACGAAAATCAAAATTGGTAAAGTCACGGTTGATATCAGCAAACCTAATACGTATTACATGTGGTCACAGCATACGAAAAAGGCGAAATATGGTCCTAATGGCGATACCGATGTCTCTGAAGATGATTAA
- a CDS encoding ABC transporter substrate-binding protein/permease yields MKKQILHLMLVVSMVLGMFVSAGSAFADAAPKTDSTLQAIKKKKVLVVGLSADYAPYEFHQTIKGQDQIVGFDISMAQAVAKKLGVQLKIQEMAYDALLGALTTGKIDMIISGMSPTPERAKEVNFSKTYISVGQVMLINKKDKDKYKAVTDFKGQSVAAQKGTVQETIATQQITGDKPVSLTKFTDAIMQLKTDKVAGVVAESPVADAYAQHDKDLYVQKMSFSTEKGATAIAMPKGANALTAQVNQVIDKVHSDGSFAKWQKKANAEMFQSQSFFGQYGSYFISGTGLTLALAAIGVFFGALLGTVLALMKRAHVKGTASAFGKAGKSLAKGFSYVYVEYVRGTPLMVQVYMIFFGATALFHLNINAFSAGAIAVSLNSAAYVSEIIRSGINSIADGQTEAARSLGMSESKAMRFVILPQAVKNILPALGNEFVTVIKESSVVSVIGVGELMFKTATVQGASFKPFLPLVVTSIIYFVLTFSLSRLLGLLEKKFNMSDKHLNV; encoded by the coding sequence ATGAAAAAACAGATTTTACATTTGATGTTGGTAGTAAGCATGGTACTGGGGATGTTTGTCAGTGCGGGGTCAGCATTTGCCGACGCAGCGCCAAAAACTGATTCAACGTTGCAGGCAATCAAGAAAAAGAAAGTTTTGGTTGTTGGGTTGTCAGCTGATTATGCACCTTATGAATTCCACCAAACAATTAAGGGACAAGACCAAATTGTCGGTTTCGATATTTCAATGGCGCAAGCAGTAGCCAAAAAGTTAGGCGTACAGCTCAAAATTCAAGAAATGGCCTATGATGCGTTACTTGGTGCGTTGACGACTGGTAAAATCGACATGATTATTTCAGGGATGTCACCAACCCCAGAACGGGCCAAAGAAGTTAATTTTTCAAAAACTTATATTTCAGTTGGTCAAGTAATGTTGATTAATAAGAAAGATAAGGACAAGTACAAAGCAGTGACCGATTTTAAAGGTCAAAGCGTCGCAGCCCAAAAGGGAACGGTACAAGAAACAATTGCGACCCAACAAATTACTGGTGATAAGCCAGTTTCACTAACTAAGTTTACCGATGCAATTATGCAATTGAAGACGGACAAGGTAGCCGGTGTGGTTGCTGAATCGCCAGTTGCCGATGCATATGCGCAACATGATAAAGATTTATATGTCCAAAAAATGAGTTTTTCAACTGAAAAAGGGGCAACAGCGATTGCGATGCCTAAGGGCGCGAATGCGTTGACAGCTCAAGTTAATCAAGTAATCGACAAAGTTCACAGTGATGGATCATTTGCTAAGTGGCAAAAGAAGGCTAATGCGGAAATGTTCCAATCACAAAGCTTCTTCGGTCAATATGGTAGTTACTTTATCAGCGGAACCGGCTTAACGCTTGCCTTGGCTGCCATCGGGGTATTCTTTGGTGCCTTGCTTGGGACGGTCTTAGCTTTGATGAAGCGGGCGCATGTTAAAGGAACGGCGTCAGCATTTGGTAAAGCTGGTAAAAGTCTCGCCAAAGGTTTCTCATATGTCTATGTTGAATACGTGCGGGGCACGCCTTTGATGGTGCAAGTTTACATGATTTTCTTTGGGGCAACGGCATTGTTCCACCTGAATATTAATGCGTTTTCTGCTGGTGCCATTGCGGTTTCACTTAATTCAGCCGCCTATGTTTCAGAAATCATTCGTTCTGGGATTAACTCAATTGCAGATGGTCAAACGGAAGCAGCCCGCTCATTGGGGATGTCTGAATCTAAAGCAATGCGGTTTGTTATTTTGCCCCAAGCGGTTAAGAACATCTTGCCTGCTTTAGGGAATGAATTTGTTACTGTTATTAAAGAATCATCAGTTGTTTCTGTTATTGGGGTTGGTGAATTGATGTTCAAGACTGCAACTGTGCAAGGGGCATCATTTAAGCCATTCTTGCCATTGGTAGTTACATCAATTATCTACTTCGTCTTAACATTTAGTTTGTCACGGCTTCTGGGCTTACTCGAAAAGAAGTTCAATATGTCAGATAAGCACTTAAACGTATAA